In Mucilaginibacter celer, one DNA window encodes the following:
- a CDS encoding MBL fold metallo-hydrolase encodes MTITFLGTGTSQGVPVIACNCEVCLSADKRDKRLRSSVLVEAEDKTIIIDSGPDFRYQMLRAHVQHLDAIVFTHEHKDHIAGMDDIRAFNYKQNVPMDIYADERVQKALAREFPYVFDGTGYPGIPQVNLHTVASEPFNIGSIRLIPIEVFHYRLPIKGYRIKDFTYVTDAKTILPAEMEKIKGSRILVINALQKETHISHFTLDEAVAFANEIGAETTYFTHISHRLGKHADITKELPPGIELAYDGLKLEI; translated from the coding sequence GTGACCATAACATTTTTAGGAACCGGAACATCGCAGGGCGTACCTGTTATTGCCTGCAATTGCGAGGTATGTTTATCGGCCGATAAGCGCGATAAAAGGCTTCGCAGTTCGGTTTTGGTTGAGGCCGAAGATAAAACCATTATTATAGATTCGGGGCCCGATTTCAGGTACCAGATGTTGCGTGCCCATGTGCAGCACCTGGATGCCATAGTTTTTACCCACGAACATAAAGATCATATTGCCGGCATGGACGATATCCGCGCGTTTAACTACAAGCAAAACGTGCCCATGGATATTTATGCCGATGAGCGGGTGCAAAAAGCCCTGGCCCGGGAGTTTCCTTACGTTTTCGATGGAACGGGATACCCTGGCATCCCTCAGGTAAACCTGCATACCGTAGCTTCCGAGCCGTTCAATATCGGCAGCATCAGGTTAATCCCTATCGAGGTTTTTCATTATCGCCTGCCAATAAAAGGCTACCGGATAAAAGATTTTACTTATGTAACCGATGCCAAAACTATTTTACCAGCAGAAATGGAAAAAATAAAAGGCAGCCGGATCCTGGTAATCAACGCCCTGCAAAAAGAAACCCACATTTCGCATTTCACCCTTGATGAAGCCGTTGCTTTTGCCAATGAAATAGGTGCCGAAACCACGTATTTTACGCACATAAGCCATAGGCTGGGCAAACATGCTGATATCACTAAAGAACTGCCGCCCGGCATTGAGCTGGCTTATGACGGCCTTAAGCTGGAAATTTAA
- a CDS encoding BLUF domain-containing protein, translating into MEYLVYVSTAKKMMTDEELLELLTQAREKNAIHGITGLLLYGEGTFMQALEGEKDDLEKIFAAIELDIRHRNIIKLITGKITERVFPNWTMAFSSVDAETLATIEGYLNPTSKNFVGDSKHPTIIMLKTFVDTNKLSVSF; encoded by the coding sequence ATGGAATATCTTGTGTATGTAAGCACCGCCAAAAAAATGATGACCGACGAGGAACTCCTGGAACTGCTTACCCAGGCCCGCGAAAAAAATGCCATACACGGCATTACCGGGCTGTTACTCTATGGCGAAGGCACATTTATGCAGGCCCTTGAAGGCGAAAAAGATGATCTTGAAAAAATTTTCGCCGCTATTGAGCTCGATATCAGGCACCGTAATATCATTAAGCTGATAACCGGAAAAATTACAGAACGGGTTTTCCCTAACTGGACAATGGCCTTTTCATCGGTAGATGCCGAAACATTGGCTACGATAGAAGGCTACCTCAACCCCACCAGCAAAAATTTTGTTGGGGATAGTAAGCACCCTACCATTATCATGCTGAAAACGTTTGTTGATACCAATAAGCTTTCGGTATCTTTTTAA
- a CDS encoding DUF3072 domain-containing protein: MTINSNDIPDNGFFDESDDEEIIRQNQLKGSNTIKDPDEWTTGDEPMTGAQHSYLKTLSDEAGEEFDEALTKAEASKRIEELQHKTGRGLNN; encoded by the coding sequence ATGACTATCAACTCCAATGATATACCCGATAATGGCTTTTTTGATGAATCGGATGATGAAGAGATCATCAGGCAAAATCAACTTAAAGGCTCAAATACAATAAAAGATCCGGACGAATGGACAACCGGCGATGAACCTATGACCGGTGCTCAACACTCTTATCTCAAAACTTTATCCGATGAAGCAGGTGAAGAATTTGATGAAGCTCTAACCAAAGCCGAAGCATCCAAACGGATAGAAGAGTTGCAGCACAAAACCGGCCGCGGGTTAAATAACTAA
- a CDS encoding glycoside hydrolase family 5 protein, with the protein MKHSVALFAILLISLSLQAQTPVAVNGKLQVTGGKIVNSRGQAPQLRGLSFSWSLWQGRKYYNPGVVSWLADDFKASIIRAAMGVQPDGGYLQQPDEQTELVTQVVDEAIRTGIYVLIDWHDHHSNEHVAAAKDFFKQMAKKYTGKPNVIYEIWNEPEKVDWKTVKDYALQIIPVIRKYDQNNIIVVGSPHWDQDVDIAAADPITGFDNIAYSFHFYASDPNHQEGLRAKADKAIAMGLPLIITEWGVGEANGNGEFNLQKTQTWLKWVEDNKLSWANWNITDKHETTALLQRDAPVYGGWTEGNLTPAGIFIRNELRELNK; encoded by the coding sequence ATGAAACACTCGGTAGCTCTGTTTGCTATATTGTTGATAAGCTTGTCATTACAGGCACAAACGCCCGTTGCGGTTAATGGTAAGCTTCAGGTTACCGGCGGCAAAATTGTAAACAGCCGGGGGCAGGCACCACAATTACGCGGACTGAGTTTTTCATGGTCGCTTTGGCAGGGACGTAAATATTACAACCCGGGCGTTGTAAGCTGGCTTGCGGATGATTTTAAAGCTTCCATTATCCGTGCAGCCATGGGCGTACAGCCCGACGGAGGTTACCTGCAGCAACCCGATGAGCAAACCGAACTGGTAACCCAAGTTGTTGATGAAGCCATCCGCACCGGGATTTATGTACTGATAGATTGGCACGATCATCACTCGAACGAACACGTAGCTGCGGCAAAGGATTTTTTTAAGCAAATGGCAAAAAAATACACAGGCAAGCCCAACGTAATCTACGAGATCTGGAATGAACCCGAAAAGGTAGATTGGAAAACGGTGAAGGATTATGCCCTGCAAATTATCCCCGTTATCCGAAAATATGATCAGAATAACATCATAGTGGTGGGCAGCCCGCATTGGGACCAGGACGTTGACATTGCCGCTGCCGATCCAATAACCGGCTTCGATAATATAGCCTACTCCTTCCACTTTTATGCCAGCGACCCTAATCACCAGGAGGGCCTGCGCGCCAAAGCAGATAAAGCGATAGCCATGGGCCTGCCGCTTATCATCACGGAATGGGGCGTAGGCGAAGCCAACGGCAACGGCGAGTTTAATTTACAGAAAACCCAAACCTGGCTTAAATGGGTTGAAGATAACAAGCTAAGCTGGGCAAACTGGAACATTACCGATAAACACGAAACCACAGCGCTATTGCAACGCGATGCGCCGGTATATGGCGGATGGACGGAGGGTAACTTAACCCCGGCAGGTATTTTTATCAGGAATGAGTTGAGGGAGTTGAATAAGTAA
- a CDS encoding ectonucleotide pyrophosphatase/phosphodiesterase has product MKRYIYFIISLLMAAPAFAQDTTQKIVPGRENSIAQQKKPYVILISADGFRYDYAKKYNAQHLLALSGEGVQAESMIPSYPSVTFPNHYALVSGLYPSHSGLVNNVFYDRERGDSYSMGDKQKVKDSSWYFGTPLWVLAEQQKMLSASFYWVASEAAIQGINPSYYYIYNEKIAIHDRISAVVNWLKLPEEKRPHFITFYFPQVDHAGHVFSPDAPETEHEVHFVDSAVNELNKAVKTTGLNVNFIFVADHGMTKVYRDHPIGIPAAIDTNKFKISGDGILVELYAKDKTAIQPAYEQLKAEAKDYDVYLKTNMPANLHYSAADDWHNRIGDILLIPHYPKVFNLWNRKTLNMGWHGYDPYKVKDMHATFLAWGPAFKPHTEVPPFKNVDVFNLVNRILGLKYSGKTDGTDELADKVLRKK; this is encoded by the coding sequence ATGAAAAGATACATTTATTTCATCATATCCCTGCTGATGGCAGCCCCGGCTTTTGCGCAGGACACTACGCAAAAAATAGTTCCGGGCCGCGAAAACAGTATCGCGCAGCAAAAAAAGCCATATGTAATTTTAATTTCGGCCGATGGTTTCCGGTATGATTATGCTAAAAAATACAATGCCCAACACTTACTTGCCCTAAGCGGCGAAGGTGTACAGGCCGAATCTATGATCCCCTCCTATCCTTCGGTAACTTTCCCTAACCATTATGCTTTGGTAAGCGGTTTATACCCATCGCACTCGGGCCTGGTAAATAACGTTTTTTACGACAGGGAACGGGGCGATAGCTACTCGATGGGCGATAAACAAAAAGTTAAGGATAGCAGCTGGTATTTCGGCACGCCGCTTTGGGTATTGGCCGAACAGCAAAAAATGCTTTCGGCAAGTTTTTACTGGGTGGCGTCGGAAGCGGCCATACAGGGCATCAACCCAAGCTATTATTACATTTACAACGAAAAGATTGCAATACATGATCGCATCAGTGCGGTAGTTAACTGGCTTAAACTGCCCGAAGAAAAACGCCCGCATTTTATTACTTTTTACTTTCCGCAGGTTGATCATGCCGGGCATGTGTTTAGCCCCGATGCGCCCGAAACAGAGCATGAGGTGCATTTTGTTGATTCGGCAGTTAATGAACTGAATAAAGCTGTTAAAACAACCGGGCTTAATGTTAATTTTATTTTTGTTGCCGACCATGGCATGACCAAAGTTTATCGCGACCACCCGATAGGCATCCCGGCAGCTATCGATACCAATAAATTTAAAATATCGGGCGATGGTATTTTAGTTGAACTTTATGCTAAAGATAAAACGGCCATTCAACCGGCTTACGAGCAGTTGAAAGCCGAAGCCAAAGATTATGATGTATACCTGAAAACCAATATGCCCGCCAATCTGCACTACAGTGCTGCCGACGACTGGCATAACCGCATTGGCGATATCCTGCTCATCCCCCACTACCCCAAAGTGTTTAACCTATGGAACAGAAAAACGCTTAACATGGGTTGGCATGGCTACGACCCTTACAAGGTTAAAGACATGCACGCCACATTTTTAGCCTGGGGACCGGCATTTAAACCACATACCGAGGTCCCTCCGTTTAAAAATGTTGATGTTTTTAATTTAGTAAACCGCATATTAGGGCTAAAATACAGCGGCAAAACCGATGGTACAGACGAACTGGCCGATAAGGTGCTGCGCAAAAAATAA
- a CDS encoding DUF72 domain-containing protein, with the protein MEFGRVTDEELAGVDFTLPPDPQITTDTLAAAKGKGALQVHVGCAKWGRKEWVGKIYPPKTKDANFLDEYVKHFDCIELNATFYNVYGPDTIAKWKAKADSNPAFKFCPKFSQSISHIRRLKNAEDITTTYYEGVLAFGDKLGPLFLQLSDNYTPKSFPELKAYLEQLPKDIPVFVELRHKEWFAIAENRDKVFNLFRDLNIGSIITDASGRRDVVHMALPTPHAFIRFVGNSLHPTDYARVDEWVERIASWKEQGLQSVWFFMHQHDERYSPELADYVAEKLNAALGVQLMRPQFIDRDRPTNQITMLL; encoded by the coding sequence ATGGAATTTGGCCGTGTTACCGATGAAGAATTAGCAGGTGTTGATTTTACCCTGCCGCCCGATCCGCAAATTACAACCGATACCCTTGCCGCTGCAAAAGGTAAAGGTGCTTTACAGGTACACGTAGGCTGCGCCAAATGGGGAAGGAAAGAATGGGTAGGCAAAATTTATCCGCCTAAAACCAAAGACGCTAATTTTTTGGATGAATATGTTAAGCACTTTGATTGCATTGAGCTTAACGCCACTTTTTACAATGTTTACGGGCCCGATACCATTGCCAAATGGAAAGCCAAAGCCGATAGCAATCCGGCATTTAAGTTTTGCCCTAAGTTTTCGCAAAGCATCAGCCATATCCGCAGGTTAAAAAACGCGGAAGATATTACTACAACATATTACGAAGGCGTTTTGGCTTTTGGTGATAAGCTTGGCCCATTGTTTTTACAACTGAGTGATAACTACACCCCTAAAAGTTTTCCGGAACTAAAGGCCTATCTTGAACAGCTACCAAAAGATATCCCGGTATTTGTAGAGCTACGCCATAAAGAATGGTTTGCTATTGCCGAGAACCGGGATAAAGTGTTTAATCTTTTCCGCGATTTAAATATAGGCTCCATTATAACCGATGCCAGTGGCAGGCGCGACGTGGTGCACATGGCTTTGCCAACACCGCACGCTTTCATCCGTTTTGTAGGCAACAGCCTGCACCCTACAGATTATGCCCGTGTGGATGAATGGGTTGAACGCATTGCAAGCTGGAAAGAACAGGGCCTGCAATCAGTATGGTTTTTTATGCACCAGCACGATGAGCGTTACTCGCCCGAGCTGGCCGATTATGTTGCCGAAAAGCTGAATGCTGCCTTAGGGGTACAACTCATGCGCCCGCAGTTTATCGACAGGGATAGACCAACCAATCAGATAACTATGCTATTGTAA
- a CDS encoding SDR family oxidoreductase, whose product MKTNKIALVTGGSRGLGKNAALHIAKKGFDIIVTYRSKKEEAEAVVAEIESAGQKAAALQLDTGIVSTFNAFIDSLKTTLKEKFDADTFDFLVNNAGIDAASPFAQTTEEDFDNLFNVHFKGVYFLTQKSLPVIADGGRIINLSSGLARFSTPGYAAYASMKGAIEVFTKYLAKELGGRGIAANVVAPGIIRTDFTKAALEGHPGLDEILSKSTALGRIGMPDDIGGVIAFLCTEDARWITAQRIEASGGMFL is encoded by the coding sequence ATGAAAACAAATAAAATTGCATTAGTAACCGGCGGCAGCCGCGGTCTTGGCAAAAACGCCGCCCTGCATATCGCCAAAAAAGGTTTCGACATAATCGTCACCTACCGCAGTAAAAAAGAAGAAGCAGAAGCCGTAGTTGCCGAAATAGAATCGGCAGGCCAAAAAGCGGCTGCTTTGCAACTGGATACAGGTATCGTATCAACATTTAATGCTTTTATCGATAGCTTAAAAACAACGCTAAAAGAAAAATTTGACGCCGATACTTTCGATTTCCTGGTGAATAACGCAGGTATCGATGCTGCGTCGCCATTTGCCCAAACCACCGAAGAGGATTTTGACAACCTGTTTAACGTTCATTTTAAAGGCGTTTACTTTTTAACCCAAAAAAGCCTGCCGGTAATTGCTGATGGCGGACGGATCATCAATCTATCCAGCGGTTTGGCCCGTTTTTCAACTCCGGGTTATGCGGCTTACGCGTCAATGAAAGGCGCTATTGAAGTATTTACCAAATACCTGGCGAAAGAGTTGGGCGGCCGTGGCATTGCTGCAAACGTTGTGGCCCCTGGTATTATCCGTACCGATTTTACCAAAGCGGCACTTGAAGGACATCCCGGTTTAGATGAAATACTCTCAAAGTCTACTGCTTTAGGTCGCATCGGCATGCCTGATGATATTGGTGGCGTAATTGCCTTCCTGTGTACCGAAGATGCACGCTGGATTACTGCGCAGCGTATCGAGGCTTCGGGCGGGATGTTTTTGTAG
- a CDS encoding transmembrane 220 family protein: MKIFNIVWVVLFIIFAGLQYNDPDPYLWIPIYLYCAWFCYLAIKKEFYPIGYAVGIVVFTGYAIYKIFDSNGLIDWLEFHHAESLVQTMKAEKPWVEEAREFFGLLICVAVLATNWIYGVKQGKKVAPAKSAKKR, translated from the coding sequence ATGAAGATCTTCAATATTGTTTGGGTTGTACTTTTTATCATTTTTGCAGGCCTTCAATACAACGATCCCGATCCCTATCTTTGGATTCCGATTTACCTGTATTGCGCATGGTTTTGTTACCTCGCTATCAAAAAAGAGTTTTACCCTATCGGCTACGCTGTTGGCATTGTTGTTTTTACAGGTTATGCTATTTATAAAATTTTCGACAGTAACGGATTGATCGACTGGCTTGAGTTTCATCACGCCGAAAGCCTGGTGCAAACCATGAAGGCCGAGAAACCCTGGGTTGAAGAAGCGCGGGAGTTTTTTGGTTTGCTGATCTGTGTTGCGGTACTGGCCACCAACTGGATATATGGGGTAAAGCAAGGCAAAAAAGTGGCTCCGGCAAAATCTGCAAAAAAACGCTGA
- a CDS encoding transglutaminase-like domain-containing protein, translating to MKFNVFSRLDYIVQAAGTLVLNVHALNTFKQTIINEEFWLEPYVNYSSFQSLQGEKRLVKFGVTEYTPNLSAFYQATVDNCYEINDFSYITETQVSALDSAVLPYLNPSRYCESDKLYRMAHNMFGHISNPFQQVLTLTNWINKNVQYLSGSTNSQTSAFNTVTEQAGVCRDFAHLGIALCRALTIPARYFTGYAYQLYPADFHACFEAYLNGKWVLFDATGLVPLNGFVKIATGFDAADSAVANIFGDVMFNNMEVNCELAENYFEPFYYREDSFLGITYL from the coding sequence ATGAAATTTAATGTGTTTAGCCGGTTGGATTACATAGTGCAGGCTGCGGGCACATTGGTACTTAACGTTCATGCCCTCAACACATTTAAGCAAACCATAATTAATGAAGAATTTTGGCTGGAGCCATATGTAAATTACAGCTCCTTTCAATCTTTACAGGGCGAAAAGCGCCTGGTTAAGTTTGGCGTTACCGAATATACCCCTAACCTTAGCGCCTTTTACCAGGCCACGGTTGATAATTGTTATGAGATTAATGATTTTAGCTATATAACCGAAACACAGGTATCAGCACTTGATAGTGCTGTGCTGCCGTATCTTAATCCGAGCAGGTATTGCGAATCGGATAAGTTGTACCGCATGGCACATAATATGTTTGGTCATATTTCAAATCCGTTTCAGCAGGTGCTTACGTTAACTAACTGGATTAATAAAAACGTTCAATATCTAAGCGGTTCAACCAATTCACAAACATCTGCATTTAATACCGTTACGGAGCAGGCGGGCGTTTGCCGCGATTTTGCACACCTGGGTATTGCCCTGTGCCGGGCGCTTACTATACCGGCACGTTACTTTACCGGTTATGCATACCAGCTTTACCCCGCCGATTTTCATGCCTGCTTTGAGGCCTATTTAAATGGCAAATGGGTATTGTTTGATGCCACCGGATTAGTGCCGCTTAACGGCTTTGTTAAAATAGCTACCGGCTTCGATGCTGCCGACTCGGCCGTAGCCAATATTTTTGGCGATGTAATGTTTAACAACATGGAGGTAAACTGCGAACTGGCCGAAAACTATTTCGAACCGTTTTATTACCGGGAAGACAGTTTTTTGGGGATAACTTATTTGTAA
- a CDS encoding nucleoside hydrolase, with protein sequence MSCKPILLLLFLVTANIALAQQHKPVPVIFDTDIAGDYDDVGAMALLHAFADKGEAHILATISSNAFQTTAPTISVINTYFGRPDIPVGIVKKPKPNKDCQQQWAQAIIAKYPHKIKSNSEALEAVSLYRKILAAQPDTSVTIISVGFFTNLADLLGSSADKYSKLNGLQLVKKKVKRLVSMAAGIGPDGKTFSEYNVNVDASSSQKVFNNWPTEFVLSGFEIGEKILTGITLINNQSIQNSPVKDAFKIALTKDKNTVGRNSWDETAVLTAIRGPKPYFTYRKLNMQIKNNGTDVVIPGQRFLYLRFARQPQEIAKAIEELMMHQPVKK encoded by the coding sequence ATGAGTTGTAAGCCAATCCTGCTTCTATTATTCCTTGTTACTGCAAATATTGCTTTGGCTCAGCAACATAAGCCTGTACCGGTAATTTTTGATACCGATATAGCAGGCGATTATGACGATGTAGGTGCTATGGCCCTGCTCCATGCCTTTGCCGATAAAGGCGAGGCCCACATTCTGGCCACCATTTCCAGCAACGCCTTCCAAACTACAGCCCCAACCATCAGCGTAATCAATACTTATTTTGGCAGGCCTGATATCCCGGTAGGCATCGTTAAAAAACCTAAACCTAATAAGGATTGCCAGCAGCAATGGGCGCAGGCAATCATCGCCAAATATCCCCACAAAATTAAATCGAACAGCGAAGCTTTAGAAGCGGTATCCCTTTACCGCAAAATACTGGCTGCCCAGCCCGATACCAGTGTTACCATAATCTCGGTAGGCTTTTTCACCAACCTGGCTGATTTGCTGGGTTCATCTGCAGATAAATACAGCAAACTGAACGGCCTGCAGTTGGTAAAAAAGAAGGTAAAACGGCTTGTTTCGATGGCGGCGGGCATTGGCCCGGATGGCAAAACTTTTAGCGAGTATAATGTAAATGTTGATGCATCATCATCGCAAAAAGTGTTTAATAACTGGCCGACAGAGTTTGTTTTAAGTGGCTTTGAAATTGGCGAAAAAATTTTGACGGGCATAACACTTATCAATAACCAATCGATACAGAACAGCCCTGTAAAAGATGCTTTTAAAATTGCTTTAACTAAAGATAAAAATACGGTGGGCCGTAATAGCTGGGACGAAACCGCGGTGCTAACTGCCATACGCGGACCAAAGCCCTATTTTACCTACCGTAAACTTAATATGCAGATAAAAAACAATGGTACCGATGTGGTAATACCTGGCCAAAGGTTTTTATACCTCCGGTTTGCCAGACAACCGCAAGAAATTGCCAAAGCCATTGAGGAGTTAATGATGCATCAGCCGGTAAAAAAATAA
- a CDS encoding YdcF family protein: MFFIFSKVLSFLMNLLLWVFAFLLIALFGKNAKRKRKFLIWGIVILYIFSNSLLINIFSWNWDIRSADIKPGAKYSCAIVLGGFSADDGKGSGFFNMAADRFIQGLRLKRMGKANKILITSGNGLLMPSAYREADWSRQQYKDLQVPDSCLLIENKSRNTIENAAFTKQLLQQQKLKGPYLLVTSAFHMRRSLMIFKKQGIDVIPYACNFSNRYFTFSPEDLLPSAGAMAGWGMYIKEVIGYTVTVLFK; the protein is encoded by the coding sequence ATGTTTTTTATATTCTCTAAAGTACTATCCTTTTTAATGAACCTGCTTTTGTGGGTGTTTGCTTTTTTACTGATAGCCTTGTTTGGAAAGAACGCAAAAAGGAAAAGAAAATTTTTGATTTGGGGAATAGTGATATTGTATATATTTTCTAATTCGCTGCTCATTAATATCTTTAGCTGGAACTGGGACATCCGCTCGGCCGATATAAAACCCGGTGCAAAATACAGTTGCGCCATAGTACTGGGAGGTTTTAGTGCTGATGATGGTAAGGGGAGCGGCTTTTTCAATATGGCGGCCGACAGGTTTATCCAGGGGCTGCGCTTAAAGCGGATGGGGAAGGCTAACAAAATTCTAATTACCAGTGGTAATGGCTTACTAATGCCTTCGGCTTACCGGGAGGCCGATTGGAGCAGGCAGCAGTATAAAGATTTACAGGTACCGGATAGTTGTTTGCTGATAGAAAATAAATCGCGCAACACCATAGAAAATGCCGCTTTTACCAAACAGTTGCTACAGCAGCAAAAGCTAAAGGGCCCATATTTGCTGGTAACCTCTGCTTTTCACATGCGCCGCTCGTTAATGATATTTAAAAAACAGGGTATTGATGTTATTCCTTATGCCTGTAACTTTTCAAACCGATACTTCACCTTTTCGCCCGAAGATTTGTTGCCCAGTGCAGGTGCTATGGCCGGGTGGGGTATGTATATTAAAGAAGTGATAGGTTACACCGTTACGGTTTTGTTTAAGTAA
- a CDS encoding YtxH domain-containing protein: MGFIKTIAIGAAVAYGINYVTKKGPDGKSIIDNLVDNAPDWADRAKKYGELTLEQIAVRAQNFRDNTRG; the protein is encoded by the coding sequence ATGGGCTTTATAAAAACCATTGCCATAGGCGCAGCTGTTGCTTACGGCATCAATTACGTAACCAAAAAAGGACCCGACGGAAAATCGATCATCGATAACCTGGTGGATAACGCTCCCGACTGGGCCGATCGTGCAAAAAAATATGGCGAACTTACTTTAGAGCAAATTGCCGTTCGCGCACAAAATTTCAGGGATAATACGAGGGGTTAA
- a CDS encoding helix-turn-helix domain-containing protein: MEATLTIPKKILARQHEITADYLKAIDKHLDDVMNNRVPDMYEIRDFADAMHIHPTHLSNTIKLTTGKHPCFFFEEKIMEIAKALLQENRISVAQIAGRLTFDPSNFTKFFKRFEGITPKQYREQWLMKTLNLDL, from the coding sequence ATGGAAGCAACGCTCACCATTCCGAAAAAGATCCTGGCCCGCCAGCACGAGATTACTGCCGATTATTTAAAAGCCATCGACAAACATCTTGATGACGTGATGAATAACCGTGTGCCGGATATGTACGAGATTCGCGATTTTGCTGATGCGATGCACATCCATCCAACTCACCTGAGCAATACCATTAAACTCACCACCGGCAAGCATCCCTGTTTCTTTTTTGAAGAGAAAATTATGGAGATAGCTAAAGCGTTACTGCAGGAAAACAGGATAAGCGTAGCCCAAATAGCCGGTCGCCTAACCTTCGATCCATCAAACTTTACCAAGTTTTTTAAACGCTTTGAGGGCATAACGCCCAAGCAATACCGGGAACAGTGGCTTATGAAAACCCTGAACCTTGATCTGTAG